Proteins found in one Strigops habroptila isolate Jane chromosome 21, bStrHab1.2.pri, whole genome shotgun sequence genomic segment:
- the POLB gene encoding DNA polymerase beta gives MSKRKAPQESPNEGITDFLTELANYERNVNRAIHKYNAYRKAASVISRYPGKIQSGAEAKKLDGVGAKIAEKIDEFLSTGKLRKLEKIRQDDTSASISLLTRVTGIGPAAARKFVEEGIKTLEDLRKNEHKLTHHQRIGLKYFEDFEKRIPREEMLQMQEIVLKEVKKLDPNYIATVCGSFRRGAESSGDMDVLLTHPSFTSESPKQSKLLHQVVEQLEKVHFVTDVLSKGDTKFMGVCQLPNKEDGTAYPHRRIDIRLIPKDQYYCGVLYFTGSDIFNKNMRTHALEMGFTINEYTIRRLGVTGVAGEALPVECEEDIFDYIQWKYREPKDRSE, from the exons ATGAGCAAGCGGAAGGCGCCGCAGGAGAGCCCCAACGAGGGCATCACCGACTTCCTCACGG AGCTGGCCAATTACGAGCGCAACGTGAACCGGGCCATCCATAAGTACAACGCGTACAG GAAGGCAGCCTCGGTCATCTCTCGCTATCCCGGCAAGATACAGAGCGGGGCCGAAGCCAAGAAGCTG GATGGAGTAGGTGCTAAAATAGCTGAGAAGATAGATGAGTTCTTATCCACGGGAAAACTGCGCAAACTGGAAAAG ATTCGACAAGATGATACAAGTGCATCTATCAGTCTCCTGACACGAGTTACTGGCATTGG tcctgctgctgccaggaagTTTGTTGAGGAAGGAATTAAGACTTTAGAAG ATCTAAGGAAAAATGAGCACAAGCTGACCCATCACCAGCGAATTGGGCTGAA atattttgaagattttgagaaaagaatcccaagagaagaaatgttgCAAATGCAG GAAATTGTGCTGAAAGAGGTAAAGAAGCTGGACCCAAACTATATTGCTACAGTCTGTGGCAGTTTTAGACGAG GCGCAGAGTCAAGCGGCGATATGGATGTTCTCCTGACCCACCCGAGTTTCACATCTGAATCACCCAAACAG TCAAAACTTCTGCATCAAGTTGTAGAACAGCTGGAGAAAGTCCACTTTGTCACGGATGTGCTGTCTAAAGGAGACACAAAATTCATG GGTGTCTGTCAGCTGCCGAATAAAGAAGATGGAACAGCCTATCCACACAGGAGGATTGATATCCG GCTTATCCCCAAAGATCAGTATTACTGTGGTGTACTGTACTTCACAGGAAGTGATATATTCAATAAGAACATGAGAACTCATGCTCTGGAAATGGGCTTCACCATCAATGAGTACACAATCCGTCGCTTGGGTGTCACTG GAGTTGCTGGGGAGGCCCTACCAGTCGAATGTGAAGAAGACATCTTCGACTATATCCAGTGGAAGTACCGAGAGCCAAAGGATCGGAGTGAATAA